In Dysidea avara chromosome 6, odDysAvar1.4, whole genome shotgun sequence, the genomic stretch aatccgggtcaaatccgggtctgacccggattgctatccgggtcagtgggtcatccgggtcagcagtagtgacccggtttcaacgctgatgggGACCACCACCCTATTATAGATTTTTCAAATATCCATCATAATTTTGCAAAAATATAACAAAACCTGTGCAAACGGCATTGCCTTAATTTTGATACGGGAAAACAGAAATTATCTGTACAGTGCttcctcgattatctgaacttcTACTatctgaacagtagaaatgattgctctattagagaagtttgtctaagatgtatgttctattacagtatttgaacagggctctgtataaAATGAATGGGCTTTTCATTATCTGACTTTTTGTATCTGAAAATGTTTTGGTCTCAAGGAAGCACTGTAATTATAACAGTGATCATCCAATTAGTTGGCTTCACAAACTAGTTGGACACCTTTGTGACTAACTGGCACACAGCTTTAATGGGCGTTTTACTATGATAGCAACAAACACGACACTTTACCTACCACAAGGAAACACAAAACTCCTATAACAGTGATCAATTATGTACTTAAATTTACACTCTACCACTTACCACTATTTGTTTAGCGTTTGACATGGTATCAATAGACTGAAGAGGGAGATAATCCAATAGCAAAACATTCTCCTCAAAATCAGAGCCTAAAACAGAAGGTGACAATGTGGGAGGGTTAGATACCCAACTGGGAGGATAACGCATTCCTGGAATTGGTCGAGCTTCACTCTGAGGCACATCAGACTTTGCACTTGGCGGTATTCTCAAATCCAGGGTTGATAAACAAGAATGTGTGGTATCAATTAGGGAATTGTGATAATTTCTATTCTCCATTTCAATTGAGTTGTCAACTGAGCATACCCTGGAACTTTTTGAAATACATGGAGGTTGTCTTATATCCAGGCTTGATAAACTTTCACTACCCAGTGGTAAACTTTGGCAATCTCTGCTTTTCATGGAAGCAGTACGGTTTTCAGTATGTTCTCTGGAAGTGTTAGAATGTATGGATACATGTACTGACTGTAGCAGATCAGCCTCATCAAAGGTTTGTGATTTTTCCATGCTGGTAGAATGTGTTACACTGTCATCACCCTGCAATGTTCCCAGTGGAACACCAACTACTGCAGCACAGCCAGTTTCATTTACTTCAAAATTCTGTATATCAACCAGACTTGCCAATGGCAACTCGtactgtagtgaagaaaggtacAACATCAATTATGACAATTGATTGACAATATAGCACAACAATAGATATGTACTGTATACCAGTAGGAAACTTACACTATGGCTGCTAGATGTTCCACTAGCTACTGAAGATTTTGCACTATTATTCTCCAAGTACTCATCAGTCAGCTAAACGGGCAGCAGACAGTCTTACATGAACTATAACATCCACAGGTACTTACCCTACACAAATCAGCAAAACTTGACAAGGGCTGTAGGATTTCAGTGAAAGGCCTTAGCTGATTATTCATAGAATGAATACTTGAAGCTTCTGGTCCAAGAGAACCTGAACTTGATATAGTTTCTGATACCATTGGCAGTGGATATGAGCTTGATGAAGTTTCTGGTAGAGATGGATATGAACTTGGTACAAAACCAGAAATGTATTCAAAATCATGACGTTCAGATAACTGATTTTCAGATGATGCAAGTTCTAAAGGATTATCTGAAACTTTCAAGTTTGGAGGACTATGAGATCCTGTCTGTTGTGACGAACTGCTTCCAAACTCCTCATGCTACAAAACAACATTTATGTTATGACACTTTCAGATATAAGAAAAGCCTTCAATCAGGATTGAAACAAGTCAGGTCATCTGATCAACCAGGTATATATGACGCACTGATTATTATAACACCTTGCTTGATAGTGACAATGAAAAGTGTAATCCTCAGAAACAGATTATTGGTAGCTAGTATACTCTGAAGAAATAGAAAAAGAGTGGGAACAGAAATCTGCATGACTACAGTATTTCAATCACTCGGCGCTTGGACAACACATAACTTGTAAGTATAGTGGATAGCCATTTTTGTATCATCCATTACCGTAAACAGATTAAAAAAAGTTTGGAGTGACAAAACTTGCAAATTTGGCAAATCGAggaaattcgccaaactttattTACCAATCAGCTATTCAGTATATAGTTCCATATTAGCTGCATGGTAAAAttaatttgccaaacttttgtcCACCAacctgctttgcatgctgatttAAGCCTCGCCAAACATTCATTGTTTATGGTATACAATTTCTTTTCTAGTGATTGTCTCATTGGGGAAGCATTAAcagtaacagtacaagaaaaaTGCTGTGAATTGTTAACTTTAGAGCCATGTCCacttttgcatatgaaaatattAATTAAGGTGGTCCTGAACCAATTAAGGGCAGCCACACAAAGTTAAttgtacagcatgtttgtggtaatgAAAGCGTCTCAGATTACTAACAGAACATGCCCTGATTAGCCACACCGTCTCCTTTCTCgctaaataacttcaaaattatgtaccacagaccatcaaaatttggtacaggCATTGGGTAAGCGATACTCTAAAATAGTACGCTTTGAATTTTCGCGATTCGGGTTTGATGGAGTtgttagccaatgttgtagCCCATGGGTGTgcgttttcactactttccatgctgttatcagtgaaaaggaaagcgtagaattgttctacaaggtgggAAATGGTTGGAACTGAAGtggcttagcgctaggttgttcattggccaagttattttaaaaatcgGGTTAAGACTTCAGAGTTTTATAGGCGAAAAATGAAGGCGTGTTATTTCATGAAAGtttgtatgctaaactaaagcatcacaggctatcacaacagcttttaaggcgtagattaagttgtacactagcgaagttttgggccaccctaaaatagctcattaagTGCATGGGTTGAAACAAATTTTGTGCGGCTGGGcttaatcggttcagcgccaccttaataAACTTGCCTGTGTTATGGTTAATCTGGGTCAGTAAAGGCGACCTGGTTTCAAACCCTGACCTCAGGATACCTGGCTTTCAAAATTAATGTGTATGTGAGTAGgtaagtgtgtgcatgtattgtTTTGCTCTAAAAAATTTATGAGCATATTTTGAATTACAAATTATCTTGCTAAACAGCTTTTTATGTTGGTCTACTAAGTGGGTATTATACATATCTGAAGGGCTAACACTGTGATTAACCTTTGTCACACGAACACAGTGCACTACCTGATCATCATACTTAATAAGTAACTATACCATAAAgttgggttgttaagcacatgcgcttataattttcagagaaaatgttttgtaaaaatcatactatctgttaggcacaTATGCCCAATAAATAATTGTGGTGAGTGTAACATGGAATAACCACATTGAGAGAGTAGTAATAGTTGCCATGCCAGTGTAAGAATATCTGAgtccatttctgggtgaaatccttcatgataaacaagatggctgatttgctgtatacatagtgaagggagacctcaagggagacacaagcgcttgaggagacattaattttcagCACTGTCAGCTTTTCTTGATATCTCTTGCTGTGTGCAACTTTATTGTCACATTTGtccatgtgcgcttatcatccatggttaattacaagaaatgtgtatgtgcttaaataatatgcgcttaacaacctgactctACGGTATTCTACTGACAGATTATTTTCCCACATTTCATGAAGAAAGTATAAAAGAGCCTATACACATGTTTCAGGAGTGGCACAAGTAAGGTACTGATAGACAAAGAACTTGCAACGCAGTGGCATAGGGAACACACTGAAATTTTAGTCATAGCAACTTTTCAGAACCACACAGTACACTCACATGTTCATATGGGCTCTGTCACATTCATGTGTAACATGTTATTAGCTAGCTTATTTAACTAACATGAGGTGATATAAAGTCCTCTTCATTTCTCTGCCCAACACTGACATCATTGTTCTCCTCCTGTTCTAATTCATCAAACTAATGAAGTATACAACACAGTGATGGTATCATATTGTATAACAGTGTAACAATCACACCAGATCCTCAGTCATACCATTGTTCCTACAGTTTAACAACTAAAACCTTTAATTAGAGAAGTCATTTTTACATTCTGGTATTTTTAAACTGAGGATCCATTGTACAACTATAGATGTTTATTCAATGTAACTTTAGATAGCATAAGTCATATTACATCAATGTAAGCATATAAAATAGCAAGTTAAAGAGCAATGATGGAAGCCACTTTGATTTTCATAGTTCATGAAATCATTGCATAACTATAATTTTTCAGTAAACAAGAATAGAGATGAAGAATTTAGACTTGCTGATAAAAAATATCTAGTCAGGTTAACTGCATGTAACCTAAAGTGTCTTTTCAATGTGACAGGTGATCAAACAGGGTGGTTGCTATGTACATAGTGCACTTTTTATGCTTGGTATGATGCTGTTATGCTCTAGTCAACCTCCTCGGAGAAATACACCGATATGAGTTATTATTAAGTGTTTATTACATATAAGTGTTACCCTTTCACAGCTAACAGCACCAAAGTTCTAGAAACATTTGCCCAagtattcagtggaattttatactgactgatgccttcatacaagctcaacttgataacagctaaacaaatttttatcatttttattttttactgttcaaTATTGCTgcaggtgccttttggtgtGCCGTAAGgcatacaatgcatgtatcatggacttacctttgtcctctaatatatcttcaggtgtaggcaacctctcttgttttggTACTTTTTATTTCATTCAAACTAAGCCTTTTCCTTGAACTTGCACAAAATAAGAGAAAAATTGCAAAATTGACAGTGTAAATGAATGTATGTTTGTAACTAATAAACTTACACACCTCTATCTTCATAATATTTGGCGCAGTGTCAATAATAAACATAGAGTAATTATCTTTTACTTCACAATGATAGGTCTTTGCATCACAGGGAAGAGGGTTTAATGTCCAATGGTGTATTCCTTTACCATCATTATCATCTGACCAGGGTAGAGAAGCAGTTTCAGAGTCTTTTGCGCAAGGAGATAGTCTAACATCAAGGCTTAATAGAGATTTAAGTGTGGTATTAGCTCTCTGATAGTCCCTGCTTTGCATCTTAAAGGTATTCTCCATTAAGTCTTCTCTGGACATTTTGCCAAGGCTTGAGGCATGAGAAAATAAAACATTTGACAAGTGTGTGTTAACCGGACAGTTGGGGCTGTGTCTTCGATGTTCATCAATCACATTGTCAGTTCTCTCCCAATCCTGTAGGACCACATGACATGAGAAACACCTTACTACATCTCGACGAGCTATCATGTAAAATCCTGCCTCTGCTAACTCTTCTTTTGGTAGGACTCCACCCCAGTATTTGAATGATTGTAGTCTTGTAGCTTGGTCACTGTAGTCTGGAAATTCTAGAGTGATAATTTCATTCTGAGCATCAATTGAAAAGTCTGGAACATGAGATCTGTTAGCTTTATCAAGAGAAGATATAGTTTTACTTGATAATGTCTGAAGAAAAGCACAACGAGGGTTACATCTCTGATGTACACTAAGAGGTATATCTCCTTTTAACCAGTTACGATATCTGACCCCACATTGGAAACACTGTACTAGAGATCCCTCCCCAGTGTATACAAACCCAACCCTGGCTAGTTGTTCTGGGTGGACTGATTCATTTAATGGCCATCCTACAAATGATCTGATCCTATCCGCTTCCAACCCATAATTTTCTAAACTAATTGGTAAACTAGTCAATAAGAAATCATCACCTCCTCTGCTTGATCTTGGTTCATCTAAACCAGTCACTACAGTGTGGATAGGTTTACTACTGAAAAGAGTTGAAGACTGTAATTGACCAATACTTGCTGTTTGCCGAGGACTAAGAGGTTTAGAAGGAGCAACAACTGATTTGACTTTTCCCTTTTCTCCTTTTATTGCTTGTAGTTGTTGTCTGACAAATGAACAAGTAGGACTCTCCTCTTTGTGTCTCAGTAATGGATCCATGTGTTTAGTCCACCCATCAAGTTTGATGTTACAATTGAAGCAGTAGACAAGATCTTCTTGACCAGTATATACAAACCCTGCCTCTGACATTGAATGAGCGTCCACTGGTCCTTCCCATGGTGGAGGAAGAGTAAATGACTTTAATCTGTCTTCCATCTGGTCAATCTTGAGTCTAGGGTTAGAAGATTTTACTCAAGAACTTTTGACACATACGTAAACACAGATTGTAAAGCACACTtacaccccgttcacactatcCCAGGTttaccagcttgtttcagtctcGAGTTGTCTAACTTGGGTAGGCCCTTGTTCACACTACTTGAAAATAATTGGTGCTAGCCAGGCTAGCTGGGCTACCCAGCACCGACTACACATATTAAGTGCTAGGAAAACAAAGAACATAATTctaaaaattatttatgtattagGCATGTATCTAAGATGTTAAAGGTGAAATGATTAAAAGCTAAGCAAAAATGGTGAGGAATGTAAAGCTGAGATAAAGCCTCAACTATACTAATTCTGTTGATCTCTGCATGGTAAACTCCCCAGTAGAACAAGTCACTTGGAGTTTGCAAAAGTATGAACATCAGTATAAAACAACTAGTAACTGTTTTCATGCATTAAAGTAGTTTGTGTAGCCATGCTGTATTGCTCTAGTGGTATAATAAACACAAGGAAAAAGACCAATGTGAGGCTGGAGAACATCGAAGTTTACTTTATTATGTACTACTACCTGGTATAGCTAATAttgtctgtttttgttttaaaTAGGTCTGGCAATTAGTGGAATTATATTGTTATGGAAAATATTTCTTCCTGGGATTGGTTGGATAACTTTCGAGTGAGCAGTGCAACTTTTGACCATATCAGTTGGTACCGTATGCACAGTATGAGAACACTCAGTTACAGAAAACAATATCTGTTAAAAACCATGTGGCAATCACACTGTGGAAACTGGCTTTGTTGGCAGAATATATGTAGGACTGTAGCTCATTTATTCGGTATTGGATGGTCCACTGTCTGTGAAGTGATCCATGAAACACGTGCTGCTATAGTGAAACACCCTCTCCCAAAATACATACATTTTCCTACAAACAGCAGCAGTAGCTGTATAGATAGATTTGAAGTACATGGGATATACCTCAGTGCAGTGGTGCTATTGATGGCTCCCACACAGATTGCTACAACTGTAAAGGCTTGTGTCACTATGTTGGATTTTTGCAGATCTCGTCA encodes the following:
- the LOC136258864 gene encoding uncharacterized protein, whose translation is MEDRLKSFTLPPPWEGPVDAHSMSEAGFVYTGQEDLVYCFNCNIKLDGWTKHMDPLLRHKEESPTCSFVRQQLQAIKGEKGKVKSVVAPSKPLSPRQTASIGQLQSSTLFSSKPIHTVVTGLDEPRSSRGGDDFLLTSLPISLENYGLEADRIRSFVGWPLNESVHPEQLARVGFVYTGEGSLVQCFQCGVRYRNWLKGDIPLSVHQRCNPRCAFLQTLSSKTISSLDKANRSHVPDFSIDAQNEIITLEFPDYSDQATRLQSFKYWGGVLPKEELAEAGFYMIARRDVVRCFSCHVVLQDWERTDNVIDEHRRHSPNCPVNTHLSNVLFSHASSLGKMSREDLMENTFKMQSRDYQRANTTLKSLLSLDVRLSPCAKDSETASLPWSDDNDGKGIHHWTLNPLPCDAKTYHCEVKDNYSMFIIDTAPNIMKIEFDELEQEENNDVSVGQRNEEDFISPHHEEFGSSSSQQTGSHSPPNLKVSDNPLELASSENQLSERHDFEYISGFVPSSYPSLPETSSSSYPLPMVSETISSSGSLGPEASSIHSMNNQLRPFTEILQPLSSFADLCRLTDEYLENNSAKSSVASGTSSSHSYELPLASLVDIQNFEVNETGCAAVVGVPLGTLQGDDSVTHSTSMEKSQTFDEADLLQSVHVSIHSNTSREHTENRTASMKSRDCQSLPLGSESLSSLDIRQPPCISKSSRVCSVDNSIEMENRNYHNSLIDTTHSCLSTLDLRIPPSAKSDVPQSEARPIPGMRYPPSWVSNPPTLSPSVLGSDFEENVLLLDYLPLQSIDTMSNAKQIVYEESLSQRLEENNISMRASGGEDEDEPATPGAAGLCQICYNEKIQCIFLPCGHARTCWKCATNLKNSEEPCPYCQKSVLSNHRIYL